From Paraflavitalea devenefica, the proteins below share one genomic window:
- a CDS encoding sugar porter family MFS transporter, with translation MNQRKVFLWSIVVALGGFLFGFDTAVISGAEQSIQAYWSLNPVEHGLTVSIALIGTIIGSLTGSIPSDRLGRRNTLMIIAALYLVSSLGTAFATDWHFFLLFRLLGGLGVGASSVTAPVYISEIAPAAKRGRLVALFQFNVVFGILLSYFSNYLIGEDGETAWRWMLGVQAFPSLLFLILLQLVPESPRWLILKKGKLDEASTILKIVNPDGYETELENIINNKSPENASPNASQLLSRKYRFPVFLAVAFAVFNQVSGINAIIYYAPRIFEMTGLGRTSSLLSTVGIGAVNFIFTLIAINFIDRIGRKTLMLIGSIGLIATLGLVAQAFYSNNFSGWAVTIYLLVYIAFFAFSQGAVIWVFIAEIFPNQVRAKGQTLGSFTHWVMAALIAFSFPMLAEKLGGGNTFLFFSIMMVLQLVFVWKVMPETKGKSLEQIERSLVLH, from the coding sequence ATGAATCAGCGAAAAGTATTCCTGTGGAGTATCGTCGTTGCCCTGGGTGGCTTCTTATTTGGATTTGATACGGCTGTGATCTCCGGCGCAGAACAGTCCATCCAGGCATACTGGTCCTTAAACCCTGTCGAACATGGCCTCACTGTTTCTATTGCTTTAATAGGTACTATTATTGGTTCTTTAACGGGCAGCATTCCTTCCGACAGGCTGGGAAGAAGAAACACTTTAATGATCATTGCCGCCCTGTACCTGGTTTCTTCCCTCGGCACTGCTTTTGCCACCGACTGGCATTTCTTTTTACTGTTCCGGCTGCTGGGTGGCCTGGGTGTGGGCGCTTCCTCCGTAACGGCGCCGGTTTATATTTCAGAAATTGCCCCTGCTGCCAAAAGAGGCCGCCTAGTTGCCCTATTCCAGTTCAATGTAGTGTTTGGCATTTTGTTGTCTTATTTCTCCAATTACCTGATCGGGGAGGATGGAGAAACCGCCTGGCGATGGATGCTGGGGGTACAGGCTTTCCCCTCATTACTGTTCCTGATCCTGCTGCAACTGGTACCTGAAAGTCCAAGATGGCTGATCCTGAAGAAAGGAAAACTGGATGAGGCCAGCACTATTCTAAAAATAGTGAACCCGGATGGTTATGAAACAGAGTTAGAAAATATAATAAACAATAAGTCGCCGGAAAACGCTTCCCCTAATGCCAGCCAGTTGCTCTCCCGCAAATACAGGTTCCCTGTTTTCCTGGCGGTGGCTTTTGCAGTTTTTAACCAGGTATCCGGCATCAATGCGATTATTTATTATGCCCCCCGCATTTTTGAAATGACAGGCCTGGGGAGAACTTCTTCCCTGTTGTCGACAGTGGGTATCGGCGCTGTCAATTTTATTTTTACGCTTATCGCCATCAATTTTATAGACAGGATAGGCAGAAAAACGCTGATGCTGATTGGTTCTATAGGATTGATCGCCACACTGGGGCTGGTTGCACAGGCTTTTTACTCCAATAATTTCAGTGGATGGGCAGTTACGATTTACCTGCTGGTGTATATCGCCTTTTTTGCTTTCAGCCAGGGCGCTGTTATTTGGGTATTCATCGCTGAAATATTTCCCAACCAGGTGAGGGCAAAAGGCCAAACGCTGGGAAGTTTTACCCATTGGGTAATGGCTGCGCTCATTGCTTTTTCCTTTCCTATGCTGGCCGAAAAACTGGGAGGCGGCAATACCTTTTTATTCTTCAGTATTATGATGGTGTTGCAACTGGTTTTTGTCTGGAAGGTGATGCCCGAAACGAAAGGTAAATCACTGGAGCAGATAGAACGCTCGCTGGTACTGCATTAA
- a CDS encoding carbohydrate kinase family protein produces the protein MRIPTSGKRIVCYGEVLWDILPAGALPGGAPMNVAYHLHKLNRAISVITKVGADSHGRELLDIFSKWGIGTDHFSIDPIHPTGLVYARSNGHHEMAYDIVYPSAWDFITWDDSYTALMQQTDYLVFGSLICRSPASKNTLFSLLESATTTTKVLDINLRPPHFNRPIIEQLLQKTDVLKLNLAELELIAGWYSPVPTVTGKIKLIQERFLINTIVVTMGGDGAVLCLNGDFYEHAGYKVQVADTVGSGDAFLAAFLSQLIDRAPPAEMLDYACAMGALIASYPGACPDYDTREIATLSQFSKTQV, from the coding sequence ATGCGTATACCAACTTCAGGCAAACGGATCGTTTGTTATGGCGAGGTCCTTTGGGATATTCTGCCTGCGGGTGCTTTGCCAGGCGGAGCGCCTATGAATGTAGCCTACCATTTGCATAAGTTAAACCGGGCTATTTCAGTGATCACAAAAGTAGGGGCCGACAGCCATGGCAGGGAACTGTTGGATATTTTCTCAAAATGGGGCATTGGCACTGATCATTTCAGTATAGATCCCATACATCCTACCGGCCTGGTGTATGCCCGGTCTAATGGTCATCACGAAATGGCTTATGATATCGTATACCCATCGGCCTGGGATTTTATTACGTGGGATGATTCTTATACAGCCCTGATGCAGCAGACAGATTACCTGGTGTTTGGCAGTTTAATTTGCAGGAGTCCTGCCTCAAAGAATACCTTGTTCTCTCTGCTTGAATCGGCTACCACTACTACCAAAGTGCTGGATATTAATTTGCGTCCTCCACATTTCAATCGTCCCATCATTGAACAGTTACTTCAAAAGACAGATGTATTAAAACTGAACCTGGCTGAACTGGAATTGATAGCAGGCTGGTATTCACCTGTACCTACTGTAACCGGTAAGATAAAGCTGATACAGGAACGCTTCCTGATCAACACGATCGTGGTAACCATGGGAGGAGATGGCGCAGTACTGTGTTTAAACGGGGATTTTTATGAGCATGCAGGATATAAGGTACAAGTGGCGGACACCGTGGGTAGCGGAGACGCCTTCCTGGCAGCCTTTCTTTCCCAATTGATTGACAGGGCCCCGCCTGCCGAAATGCTCGATTACGCGTGCGCGATGGGGGCCCTTATTGCTTCTTATCCCGGCGCCTGCCCTGATTATGACACCCGGGAGATCGCAACACTTAGCCAATTTTCGAAGACGCAGGTATGA